One Faecalispora anaeroviscerum genomic window carries:
- a CDS encoding SDR family NAD(P)-dependent oxidoreductase, which produces MKALITGASSGIGRDMAKILSRRGYDLILVARRKERLEELQHLLPSQVKIICADLGQEQACFDLYEQTRGENIDILINNAGFGLFGSFAETDLHRELELLDVNVRAVHILTKLFLRDFLNRDSGYILNVASSAAFLPGPLLSSYYASKAYVLRLTQAVGEELRRRGSHVYIGTLCPGPVNTEFDQVADVRFSVRSMSSQRVAMIAIQQMFSRQPVIIPGSTMKVSKLLMRAIPDALLLRISYHLQKRKQGPKPNQAERSGASDAPEQKR; this is translated from the coding sequence ATGAAAGCATTGATTACAGGGGCCAGTTCGGGAATCGGCCGTGACATGGCCAAAATTCTGAGCCGCCGCGGCTATGACCTGATTCTGGTGGCCCGCCGCAAGGAACGGCTGGAGGAGCTGCAGCATCTGCTGCCCTCGCAGGTGAAAATTATTTGCGCCGATTTGGGGCAGGAACAGGCTTGCTTTGATCTGTACGAGCAGACCAGAGGAGAAAACATCGATATTCTCATTAACAATGCAGGCTTCGGCTTGTTTGGTTCCTTTGCGGAAACAGATCTGCACCGAGAGCTGGAACTGCTGGATGTCAACGTCCGCGCGGTGCATATCCTCACAAAGCTGTTCCTGCGCGATTTTCTGAACCGGGATTCCGGGTATATCCTCAATGTAGCGTCGAGCGCGGCGTTTTTGCCCGGCCCGCTGCTTTCCTCCTATTACGCGTCCAAAGCGTATGTGCTGCGGCTGACGCAGGCTGTGGGCGAAGAGCTGCGCCGCCGGGGGAGCCACGTGTATATCGGGACCCTTTGCCCCGGTCCGGTGAATACGGAGTTTGACCAGGTGGCAGACGTGCGCTTCAGCGTTCGCAGCATGTCGAGCCAGCGTGTAGCGATGATTGCGATTCAGCAGATGTTCTCCCGCCAGCCGGTGATCATTCCCGGCAGCACGATGAAGGTGTCAAAGCTTTTGATGCGCGCGATACCGGATGCGCTCCTGCTCCGAATTTCTTATCATTTACAGAAGAGAAAGCAGGGGCCAAAGCCCAATCAAGCAGAAAGGAGTGGCGCGTCTGACGCGCCGGAACAGAAGAGATGA
- a CDS encoding permease yields the protein MAIPVYVVTGFLESGKTTLLNHLFRQESQKHRLIVQFESGIEEISNETGCDVMIVPKRVLEDSPEKSAVSISNYVTESALEEIWVEWNGVTPLEELYALFSRPELSGCRLEKIIHMADAQTLSHLLGRTGSALPGQIAACDFAVLRGAYTDAEFRGARRLLREINPGLRVMGDDALDEIMTRAIRRKTNPPAVFATSILAFATLYLGAEALFHLSQTRVNTVINIFLGIMLQAIPFLLIGVLISSAIQVLIPQRAIERLFPKNLAGGMLVAILAGFCLPVCDCASIPIFRSLVRKGIPLPVAVTFMTATPVINPVVMLSTYTAFNGNLSVMLGRVGMGILSAVLIGCWFALRPGKLPALSAGYDRIMCSCGCYGGATDVSTLGEKLSLLLRHSQAEFFSVAKYLTVGAFLAAVFQVMVTNSLLLQTPADFALSLLLMMVLAFLLSLCSSSDAVVAKSFAARFPMAPVMGFLVFGPMMDLKNVLMLSGGFSRRFVAKLFLVCFTVCFVVVYTTARLFVGG from the coding sequence TTGGCTATTCCCGTTTATGTGGTCACGGGCTTTCTGGAGTCCGGCAAGACCACTCTGCTCAACCACCTGTTCCGGCAGGAATCTCAAAAGCACCGCCTGATTGTTCAGTTTGAATCGGGAATTGAGGAAATCTCAAACGAAACCGGCTGCGATGTGATGATTGTTCCCAAGCGTGTACTGGAGGACTCCCCTGAAAAATCCGCTGTGAGTATTAGCAATTATGTAACAGAATCCGCGCTGGAAGAAATCTGGGTGGAGTGGAACGGCGTAACGCCGCTCGAGGAGCTGTATGCACTGTTTTCGCGCCCGGAGCTTTCCGGCTGCCGGCTGGAAAAAATAATTCATATGGCAGACGCACAGACGCTCAGCCACCTGCTGGGGCGAACCGGCTCTGCCCTGCCCGGGCAAATTGCCGCGTGCGATTTTGCGGTGCTGCGCGGTGCCTATACAGACGCCGAATTTCGCGGTGCGCGGCGGCTCCTGCGCGAAATTAACCCCGGCCTGCGCGTTATGGGCGATGACGCCCTCGACGAAATTATGACGCGGGCCATCCGTAGAAAAACAAATCCCCCGGCGGTCTTTGCCACGTCGATTCTTGCCTTTGCCACACTGTATTTAGGCGCGGAGGCATTGTTCCATCTTTCGCAGACCCGTGTGAATACAGTGATCAACATCTTCCTCGGCATCATGCTGCAGGCCATCCCCTTTTTGCTGATCGGAGTGCTGATTTCTTCGGCGATTCAGGTGCTGATTCCGCAGCGGGCGATTGAGCGGCTCTTCCCGAAAAATTTGGCGGGAGGGATGCTGGTTGCCATTCTGGCGGGCTTCTGCCTGCCGGTATGCGACTGCGCTTCCATCCCGATCTTCCGCAGTCTGGTGCGAAAGGGCATTCCGCTGCCCGTCGCCGTTACCTTTATGACCGCCACCCCGGTGATTAACCCCGTGGTGATGCTCTCCACCTACACGGCTTTTAACGGCAATCTTTCGGTCATGCTGGGCCGGGTGGGCATGGGGATTCTCTCCGCCGTGCTGATCGGCTGCTGGTTCGCGCTGCGCCCCGGAAAACTGCCTGCCCTTTCCGCGGGGTATGACCGCATTATGTGTTCGTGCGGCTGCTACGGCGGGGCCACAGACGTTTCCACCTTGGGAGAGAAGCTTTCGCTGTTGCTGCGGCATTCACAGGCCGAGTTCTTCAGCGTGGCAAAATACCTGACCGTCGGCGCGTTCCTCGCCGCCGTGTTCCAGGTGATGGTAACAAATTCGCTGCTGCTGCAAACCCCTGCGGATTTTGCCCTTTCACTGCTGCTGATGATGGTACTGGCATTTTTGCTGTCGCTCTGCTCCTCCTCCGATGCCGTTGTTGCAAAAAGCTTTGCGGCACGTTTCCCCATGGCGCCGGTGATGGGCTTTCTTGTATTTGGCCCGATGATGGATCTTAAGAACGTATTGATGCTTTCCGGCGGCTTCTCCCGCCGCTTTGTCGCAAAGCTGTTCCTGGTTTGCTTTACCGTCTGTTTTGTGGTGGTCTACACAACCGCACGCTTGTTTGTAGGAGGCTGA
- a CDS encoding TIGR03943 family putative permease subunit translates to MEKRMHSPQTLLESACCLSFAAMILYLAVTGTYLQYVTPKTLPYLYFTVCVMALWGFFGLLRRTRSVQKTRTAHCLTLVIPILFLLLPHSAVTSSSLSSGYVGATNPGTTVQQAQQLQSQSSEPAYGSALSGLDEANKTITVSDSEFYLWISALYENPQKYDGYHIRMTGYVFRDSSQMTNNEFVPARLMMSCCVADLTPVGLLCQYDKTAELKADSWITAEGTLHYGEYQGSPEPQITITAVTPAKEVSGYLYPV, encoded by the coding sequence ATGGAAAAAAGAATGCACAGCCCGCAGACCCTGCTGGAATCCGCCTGCTGCTTATCGTTTGCCGCCATGATTCTTTACCTGGCGGTCACCGGAACGTATTTGCAGTACGTTACGCCCAAAACACTGCCATACCTGTATTTTACCGTGTGCGTGATGGCGCTATGGGGCTTCTTCGGCCTGCTGCGCCGCACCCGCTCCGTGCAAAAAACACGCACCGCCCACTGCCTGACCCTCGTCATCCCGATTTTGTTTCTCCTGCTTCCTCACAGCGCGGTAACCTCCTCGTCACTTTCCTCCGGCTATGTGGGGGCAACCAATCCCGGAACCACTGTCCAGCAGGCGCAGCAGCTCCAGAGCCAATCGTCGGAGCCCGCCTACGGCTCTGCACTGTCGGGACTGGATGAAGCGAACAAGACGATTACCGTAAGCGACAGCGAATTTTATCTGTGGATCTCTGCGCTGTATGAGAATCCCCAGAAATACGATGGATACCATATCCGCATGACCGGCTACGTCTTCCGCGATTCCTCACAGATGACAAACAATGAATTTGTTCCGGCCAGGTTGATGATGAGCTGCTGTGTCGCAGATTTAACACCGGTCGGCCTGCTGTGCCAGTACGATAAAACCGCCGAGCTGAAAGCAGACAGTTGGATCACAGCGGAAGGCACGCTTCATTACGGCGAATATCAGGGCTCGCCCGAGCCGCAGATCACCATAACCGCAGTCACTCCCGCAAAAGAGGTGTCGGGGTATTTGTATCCGGTTTAA
- a CDS encoding metal ABC transporter ATP-binding protein codes for MNPILEVNHLSFAYGSQPILSDVSFSLERGDFAAIIGVNGAGKSTLMKLLLGELSPQEGEITLFGQELSHFRDWPKIGYVPQNGAAASENFPATAEEIVRANLYSQTGFLHFGGKRQREQTRHALESVNMLPYAKRMLSELSGGQQQRVMLARVLAANPRMMLLDEPTTGVDAQTVQSLYELLGRLNRETGLTIIMITHDIAGAMDTVSRVLCLEDGSLVELNHAQLLDEMGHRHKHPIPPKQTNRTYSV; via the coding sequence ATGAATCCTATTCTTGAAGTCAACCATCTCAGCTTTGCCTACGGTTCGCAGCCAATTTTATCCGATGTCAGCTTTTCGCTGGAACGCGGCGATTTCGCGGCGATTATCGGTGTGAACGGCGCCGGCAAAAGCACGCTGATGAAGCTGCTTTTGGGCGAGCTTTCTCCCCAAGAAGGCGAAATCACGCTGTTCGGGCAGGAGCTTTCGCACTTTCGCGATTGGCCTAAGATTGGCTATGTGCCGCAGAACGGCGCCGCAGCGAGCGAGAATTTCCCCGCCACAGCGGAAGAAATTGTGCGCGCGAACCTGTATTCCCAAACCGGTTTTCTGCACTTTGGCGGAAAGCGGCAGCGCGAACAGACTCGGCACGCACTAGAATCGGTGAATATGCTGCCCTACGCCAAACGCATGCTCAGCGAGCTTTCGGGCGGGCAGCAGCAGCGGGTGATGCTGGCCAGAGTACTGGCTGCGAACCCGCGGATGATGCTTCTGGACGAACCGACCACCGGGGTGGACGCCCAAACCGTGCAATCGCTGTATGAGCTGCTGGGGCGGCTCAACCGCGAAACCGGGCTGACCATTATTATGATTACGCACGACATTGCCGGGGCGATGGATACCGTGAGCCGGGTGTTGTGCCTGGAGGACGGCTCTTTGGTCGAGCTGAACCACGCCCAGCTGCTGGACGAGATGGGGCATCGACACAAGCACCCCATTCCCCCAAAACAAACCAACCGAACGTATTCTGTTTGA
- a CDS encoding CobW family GTP-binding protein, protein MKTDIYIISGFLGAGKTTLIGHLLREVFDPKETVVIENDFGEVSLDASLIRSGGFAVKELSAGCICCSLTGDFQAAILEVLCEFSPKQILIEPSGVGKLSDIEAACRSAKILDMAQIRRKITVADVVRCRMYIENFGEFYKDQIRHADAILLSRTEQNPDKISVAKTLLATLAPEAQIFSSSLDSLDFSSLLGKPAVHETNCHEDACCCHRHFHDHHHDECGHDPHDHAAYEAFDTVTLSLSRTMTRPELEEAFHTAEKTGLGLLRAKGIVNTPDGPATVQYLPGELNLTLCDLRPGSLCLIGRDLNEQELKRVFGKE, encoded by the coding sequence ATGAAAACCGACATCTACATTATTTCCGGCTTTCTGGGAGCCGGAAAAACCACACTGATTGGCCATTTGCTGCGGGAAGTATTTGACCCGAAAGAGACCGTGGTCATTGAAAACGACTTCGGCGAGGTCAGCCTCGACGCTTCGCTCATCCGCTCCGGCGGCTTTGCCGTGAAGGAGCTTAGCGCAGGGTGCATCTGCTGCAGCCTGACCGGTGATTTTCAGGCGGCGATTCTTGAGGTGCTGTGCGAATTTTCACCCAAGCAGATTCTCATTGAGCCGTCCGGTGTGGGAAAGCTTTCCGATATTGAGGCTGCCTGCCGCTCCGCAAAAATTTTGGATATGGCACAGATACGGCGCAAGATCACCGTGGCGGATGTTGTGCGCTGCCGCATGTACATAGAAAACTTTGGGGAATTTTACAAAGACCAGATTCGGCACGCGGATGCCATTCTGCTTAGCCGCACGGAACAGAACCCGGATAAAATCAGTGTTGCCAAAACGTTGCTGGCCACTCTGGCTCCCGAAGCGCAAATTTTCTCCTCATCCTTGGATTCTCTAGATTTCTCCTCTCTGCTTGGCAAGCCTGCCGTACATGAAACGAACTGCCACGAGGATGCCTGCTGCTGTCATAGGCATTTCCACGATCATCACCACGATGAATGCGGCCACGATCCTCACGACCATGCGGCGTATGAGGCGTTCGATACCGTCACGCTTTCTCTCTCCCGCACGATGACCCGACCGGAGCTGGAGGAAGCATTTCATACCGCTGAAAAAACAGGACTTGGGCTTCTTCGCGCCAAGGGGATTGTGAATACACCGGACGGCCCCGCCACCGTGCAGTACCTGCCCGGCGAGCTAAACCTGACCCTGTGTGATCTGCGCCCCGGCTCCCTGTGCCTGATCGGCCGGGATCTAAACGAACAGGAACTCAAGAGGGTATTCGGGAAGGAGTGA
- a CDS encoding metal ABC transporter permease, whose protein sequence is MRRAFLVGILLAATVPCIGIVVVLKRLSMMGDALSHTSLAGVAAGLVLGINPILGAVAACIAAALSIEAIRKRIPKYSELSIAIILSAGVGLAGVLSSFVKNAANFNSFLFGSIVAISDFELILVCCISAAVLVCFLVLYRELFLITLDERTARLAGVPVKAVNFIFTILTAVTVSVAARTVGALIISSLMVIPVTCAMQIARSYRQTVLWSIVFALLFTVSGLFLSYYARLRPGATIVLIGVVVLVVILLAKSLFGARGSASA, encoded by the coding sequence ATGCGGAGGGCCTTTCTGGTCGGCATTCTGCTAGCGGCCACGGTTCCCTGCATCGGCATTGTTGTGGTGTTAAAGCGTCTTTCCATGATGGGCGACGCACTGTCTCACACCAGTCTTGCGGGTGTTGCCGCCGGTTTGGTGCTGGGGATTAACCCCATTCTGGGCGCGGTAGCGGCGTGTATCGCCGCCGCGCTGAGTATTGAGGCCATCCGCAAGAGAATTCCCAAGTACTCCGAGCTTTCCATCGCCATTATTCTGTCAGCCGGCGTTGGTCTGGCCGGCGTTTTATCCAGCTTTGTTAAAAACGCCGCCAACTTCAACAGCTTTCTGTTTGGCAGCATCGTCGCCATCAGCGACTTTGAGCTGATTCTCGTCTGCTGCATCAGCGCGGCGGTGCTGGTGTGCTTTTTGGTGCTGTACCGGGAGCTGTTTCTGATCACTCTGGATGAGCGCACTGCCCGGTTGGCCGGCGTGCCGGTAAAGGCCGTGAACTTTATCTTCACGATTCTGACTGCCGTTACTGTTTCCGTGGCAGCCCGCACCGTCGGCGCGCTGATCATCTCTTCCCTGATGGTGATTCCCGTCACCTGCGCGATGCAAATTGCCAGAAGCTACCGCCAAACGGTATTGTGGTCCATTGTATTCGCGCTGTTGTTCACCGTTTCGGGGCTGTTTCTGTCGTACTATGCCCGACTGCGACCCGGCGCGACGATCGTTTTGATCGGCGTTGTCGTGTTGGTGGTCATTCTGCTGGCAAAAAGTCTGTTTGGAGCAAGGGGAAGCGCGAGCGCGTGA
- a CDS encoding metal ABC transporter substrate-binding protein: MKKWLLGFVSAALSAALLAGCAGGTGSVSSAGESASGANEGKKLLVYTSFYTMYDFAEKIGGDKVTVTNLVPPGTEPHDWEPQPNDIVGLEKANVFIYNGAGMEHWVNSVLDSIQNKKLVAVEASSGISLLEGTGEHEGEESHAAESAEEVSSTDPHVWLNPENAKKEMENIKNAFVQADPANKETYEANYSTYAAKADELDSQFKKMTSELKNKDLIVAHQAFGYLCSAYGLNQVAIEGLSPDSEPDAARMSEIIQFAKEHKITTIFFEEMVNPKVAETIAQATGAKTAVLDPIEGLSDENKAKGLDYFSIMEKNIEAIREANGS, translated from the coding sequence ATGAAAAAATGGTTGCTTGGGTTCGTCAGCGCAGCGCTCTCTGCCGCTCTGCTGGCCGGCTGTGCCGGCGGTACAGGCTCTGTAAGCTCTGCGGGTGAAAGCGCATCCGGTGCAAACGAAGGAAAAAAACTCTTGGTCTACACCAGTTTTTACACGATGTACGATTTCGCGGAAAAAATCGGCGGCGACAAAGTGACGGTTACGAATCTCGTTCCCCCGGGAACGGAGCCGCACGACTGGGAGCCTCAGCCGAACGACATTGTCGGGCTGGAGAAGGCGAACGTTTTCATTTATAACGGCGCGGGAATGGAGCACTGGGTAAACAGTGTGCTGGATTCCATCCAGAACAAAAAGCTTGTTGCGGTAGAGGCTTCCTCCGGGATTTCTCTGCTGGAGGGAACGGGCGAACACGAGGGTGAGGAAAGCCATGCCGCCGAAAGCGCGGAGGAAGTTTCCTCCACCGACCCGCATGTGTGGCTCAATCCCGAAAACGCAAAAAAAGAGATGGAAAATATCAAAAATGCGTTTGTGCAGGCCGACCCCGCCAACAAAGAGACCTACGAGGCGAATTACAGCACCTATGCAGCAAAAGCCGATGAGTTGGACAGCCAGTTCAAAAAGATGACGAGCGAACTGAAAAACAAGGATCTGATTGTGGCGCACCAGGCCTTCGGCTACCTTTGCAGTGCATATGGCCTCAATCAGGTGGCAATCGAGGGTCTTTCCCCCGATTCCGAGCCGGATGCCGCCCGTATGAGCGAGATCATCCAGTTCGCGAAGGAACACAAGATCACCACCATCTTCTTTGAAGAGATGGTAAATCCGAAGGTTGCGGAGACAATTGCGCAGGCCACCGGCGCCAAAACCGCTGTGCTGGACCCCATAGAGGGCCTCAGCGATGAGAACAAAGCCAAGGGACTGGATTATTTCTCGATCATGGAGAAAAACATCGAGGCCATCCGCGAGGCGAACGGCAGCTGA
- a CDS encoding calcium-translocating P-type ATPase, PMCA-type — protein sequence MNWHAEALEKIQETLKTDFKLGLTTSEAESRLQKYGLNKLNEKPPRTFFQRFMDQMKDVMIIILMVAALISVVLSIYNTMIGHEAEWIEPIVIVLIVVLNGVMGVIQESRAEAALEALKNMTAPNAKVLRDGKIQSIPSSHLVPGDVVELEAGDFVPADCRLIRSSSLKCDEAALTGESVPADKIATDDIKVDAPLGDRFNMVHSGCAVSYGTAKALVIGTGMETEMGKIAALLDEEEKGMTPLQQKLAQLGKYLGILTLVICAIVFVVGLIDVVGPMDGEDAVTGILEMFMTAVSLAVAAIPEGLPAIVTIVLAIGVQRMVEKNAIIRQLPAVETLGCTSVICSDKTGTLTQNRMTLVKAYTEKQGVVPLDGDLSDETLSLLRLGTLCTDGIVRIEEDGTEKHLGDPTETAIVACAMRNDIHRSELDCSAPRIGEVPFDSDRKLMTTVVKTDGKIIVIVKGAPDILFGRCASGDIEAATRANEQMAQDALRVLAIGSKVIDEEPREYTAAELEKDLSLVGLVGMIDPPRQEVKASIAECYKAGIQTIMITGDHVATASAIAKDLGILREGDQAITGAQLQAMSDEELSENIKHYKVYARVTPSDKIRIVKAWQKEDQVVAMTGDGVNDAPALKAADIGCAMGITGTDVAKGAAAMTLTDDNFSTIVTAVKEGRGIYDNIRKAVHFLLSCNLGEVITVFVAMLLWKESPLMPVQLLWINLVTDSLPALALGMEPVEFDVMSRKPRSKSESIFAHGVGAMAIVQGVIIGTITLVAYYLGTRVITPISPNAQGIDIVLGESMAFAVLAISQLIHAFNIRSSHSLFKVGFFTNKYMNGAFLASLALMLVVLLVPSLNGVFNVDFMHMEAWLIVIGLAFVPLVAVEIIKAIQHAIAKKD from the coding sequence ATGAATTGGCACGCTGAAGCTCTAGAAAAAATTCAGGAAACCCTGAAAACGGACTTCAAGCTTGGTCTGACCACTTCGGAGGCAGAATCCCGCCTTCAGAAATATGGTCTAAATAAGCTGAACGAAAAGCCGCCCCGTACCTTCTTCCAGCGTTTTATGGACCAGATGAAGGATGTTATGATTATCATCCTGATGGTTGCGGCCTTGATTTCTGTTGTACTTAGTATCTACAACACGATGATTGGCCATGAGGCTGAGTGGATTGAGCCCATCGTAATCGTATTGATCGTCGTGCTAAACGGTGTGATGGGTGTGATTCAGGAGAGCCGAGCGGAAGCCGCTCTGGAAGCGCTGAAAAACATGACAGCCCCCAACGCAAAGGTGCTCCGTGACGGTAAGATACAGTCCATTCCTTCTTCTCATCTGGTTCCCGGCGATGTCGTTGAACTGGAAGCGGGCGACTTTGTTCCGGCAGACTGCCGACTGATTCGCAGCTCCAGCCTCAAATGTGACGAAGCGGCTCTTACCGGTGAATCTGTTCCAGCAGACAAAATAGCAACGGACGACATAAAAGTAGACGCCCCTCTGGGCGACCGCTTTAACATGGTACATTCTGGCTGCGCGGTTTCTTATGGTACCGCCAAGGCGCTTGTGATCGGTACCGGTATGGAAACCGAAATGGGCAAGATCGCCGCACTGCTGGATGAGGAAGAGAAGGGTATGACCCCGCTGCAGCAGAAGCTGGCTCAGCTCGGTAAATACCTGGGTATCCTCACTCTGGTGATCTGTGCGATCGTATTCGTCGTTGGCTTGATCGACGTGGTCGGCCCGATGGATGGCGAAGATGCGGTAACCGGTATTCTTGAAATGTTTATGACGGCTGTTTCTCTGGCTGTTGCGGCAATCCCCGAAGGTCTGCCGGCAATTGTTACCATCGTGCTCGCGATCGGCGTACAGCGCATGGTTGAGAAAAACGCAATCATCCGTCAGCTGCCTGCGGTTGAAACACTGGGTTGCACCTCTGTTATTTGCTCTGATAAAACCGGAACTTTGACCCAGAACCGCATGACTCTGGTAAAGGCGTATACCGAAAAGCAGGGCGTCGTTCCGCTGGATGGCGACCTTTCTGATGAGACTCTTTCTCTGTTGCGTTTGGGAACCCTGTGCACAGACGGTATTGTGCGCATTGAGGAGGACGGAACGGAGAAGCACTTGGGTGACCCGACTGAAACCGCTATCGTAGCCTGCGCCATGCGCAACGATATCCACCGCTCAGAGCTGGATTGCTCCGCTCCCAGAATTGGCGAGGTTCCGTTTGACTCCGACCGTAAGCTGATGACAACCGTGGTAAAAACCGACGGTAAGATTATCGTCATTGTTAAGGGCGCTCCGGACATACTGTTCGGTCGTTGCGCCTCTGGCGATATTGAAGCAGCTACCCGCGCTAACGAGCAGATGGCACAGGATGCACTGCGCGTTCTGGCAATCGGCAGCAAGGTGATCGATGAAGAGCCTCGGGAATACACCGCCGCCGAGCTGGAGAAAGACCTCTCCCTTGTTGGCTTGGTCGGTATGATTGATCCGCCAAGACAGGAAGTAAAGGCTTCCATCGCCGAGTGCTACAAGGCCGGTATTCAGACCATTATGATCACCGGTGACCATGTAGCGACCGCTTCAGCCATTGCGAAGGATCTGGGAATCCTGCGTGAGGGCGATCAGGCCATCACTGGCGCACAGTTGCAGGCGATGAGCGACGAAGAGTTGTCCGAGAACATCAAGCATTACAAGGTGTATGCCCGTGTTACTCCGTCGGATAAAATCCGCATTGTAAAAGCGTGGCAGAAGGAAGACCAGGTTGTTGCGATGACCGGCGACGGCGTAAATGACGCTCCGGCGCTGAAAGCGGCGGATATCGGCTGCGCGATGGGTATTACCGGTACCGACGTAGCCAAGGGCGCTGCCGCCATGACACTAACGGACGACAACTTCTCTACGATTGTTACGGCCGTTAAGGAAGGCCGCGGTATTTATGACAATATCCGCAAAGCGGTTCACTTCCTGTTGTCGTGCAACCTGGGCGAGGTTATTACCGTGTTTGTTGCAATGCTGCTGTGGAAGGAATCTCCGCTGATGCCTGTCCAGCTGCTGTGGATCAACCTCGTAACAGACAGCCTGCCGGCGCTTGCGCTGGGCATGGAGCCGGTTGAGTTCGACGTGATGAGCCGTAAGCCCCGCTCGAAGTCCGAGAGCATCTTTGCCCACGGGGTAGGTGCTATGGCAATTGTTCAGGGTGTGATTATCGGTACCATTACGCTGGTTGCATACTATCTTGGTACCCGCGTCATCACCCCGATTAGCCCGAATGCACAGGGAATCGATATTGTATTGGGCGAGAGCATGGCGTTTGCCGTGTTGGCGATCTCTCAGCTGATCCACGCGTTCAACATCCGTTCCAGCCACTCGCTGTTTAAGGTTGGCTTCTTCACTAACAAGTACATGAACGGTGCGTTCCTGGCGTCTCTGGCTTTGATGCTGGTGGTACTGCTGGTTCCGTCTCTCAATGGTGTCTTCAATGTTGACTTTATGCATATGGAGGCATGGCTGATCGTGATCGGTCTGGCTTTTGTTCCGCTGGTGGCAGTGGAAATCATCAAAGCAATTCAGCATGCGATCGCCAAAAAGGATTAA
- a CDS encoding Gfo/Idh/MocA family protein, which translates to MHQWKIGILGTGGIAEKMAYTLSRMPEVLLLAAAARDEERARAFAQRFGVPRAYGSYLALAQDPDIDLIYIATPNNYHREHALLCLNNGKHVLCEKPFTMNEAEALEVFAKAAERRLLVTEALWTRYMPLSAQLCRLLKDGAIGEPFLLQASMSALSPLPRLKDPNLGGGALLDIGVYLLTIDALVFGSEVESISTSVIRSAEGIDLQSCLSLLHPGQKLAVLSSTMLAVSDRRAYVYGSKGFLTIDNLNNPEQIEVFDQNRCSTGVYRRPEQISGMEYEVRSCLNAIEYGQMECPEMPHAETLRILRRMDSIRADWGMRYPCEQ; encoded by the coding sequence ATGCACCAATGGAAGATTGGAATTCTCGGTACCGGCGGCATTGCTGAAAAAATGGCTTACACTCTGAGCCGCATGCCCGAGGTACTCCTGCTTGCGGCAGCGGCCAGAGATGAGGAACGAGCCCGCGCGTTTGCACAGCGGTTCGGCGTACCGAGGGCTTACGGCTCTTACCTGGCTCTGGCACAGGATCCGGACATCGACCTGATCTACATTGCCACCCCGAACAATTATCACCGGGAACACGCCCTGCTTTGCCTGAATAATGGAAAGCACGTGCTGTGCGAAAAGCCCTTTACTATGAATGAAGCCGAAGCCTTAGAGGTGTTCGCCAAGGCGGCCGAACGGCGGCTCCTTGTTACCGAAGCCCTCTGGACAAGGTATATGCCGCTTTCCGCACAGCTATGCAGATTACTCAAAGACGGCGCCATCGGCGAGCCGTTTTTGCTGCAGGCCAGCATGAGCGCACTTTCTCCCTTGCCCCGGCTGAAGGACCCTAATTTAGGCGGCGGCGCGCTGTTGGATATTGGCGTATACCTGCTTACAATCGACGCACTGGTGTTCGGCTCCGAGGTAGAAAGCATTTCCACCAGCGTCATCCGCTCCGCCGAGGGGATCGATCTTCAAAGCTGCCTTTCCCTGCTTCATCCCGGTCAAAAACTCGCGGTACTCAGCAGCACCATGCTGGCCGTTAGTGACCGCAGGGCGTATGTATACGGCAGTAAGGGCTTTCTTACCATTGATAACCTGAATAATCCCGAGCAGATTGAAGTGTTCGATCAAAACCGCTGTTCTACGGGCGTTTACCGCCGCCCCGAGCAAATCAGTGGCATGGAATACGAGGTACGCTCATGCCTGAACGCCATTGAATACGGGCAGATGGAATGCCCCGAAATGCCCCACGCGGAAACGCTTCGTATTTTACGCAGGATGGATTCCATTCGGGCCGACTGGGGAATGCGTTACCCCTGTGAACAGTAA